Proteins encoded together in one Marinobacter sp. Arc7-DN-1 window:
- a CDS encoding malonyl-CoA decarboxylase: MNMSFLQELFSGITRRDALQRRFGTRKTNYDHTDLEAACHELLYSDGEAASIVMASRALDIYQSLGDDDKRAFFRALGSNFAADPDKIDEAYRIYRGDRSNKHLAGLFEVCEPLRQELFRRLNLAQGATYELVKMRQDFLALMKGHKDFEPINADFEHLFGSWFNRGFLMLRRIDWATPASILEKIIRYEAVHKIQGWDDLRRRLDNRDRRCFAFFHPAIGDEPLIFVEVALTKGIPDKIQPILAHDRYDIDAPELADSAAFFGISNCQVGLRGISFGNFLIKQVVQELKQELPNLKNFVTLSPLPMFRNWLEQISHPDSGQLTPEARSVLGHLDNPEWARHPELAERLNEVIRPLAARYLLKEKSGDNLPLNPVARFHLGNGAELHRINWLGDVSENGMKQSAGLMVNYLYVLENIERNHEKFTTNGEIVCSPSVRELSKLGRKLLQGEPEK; encoded by the coding sequence ATGAACATGAGTTTTTTGCAAGAGCTGTTCAGCGGCATTACCCGGCGTGACGCGCTGCAGCGCAGATTCGGCACCAGGAAGACCAATTACGACCACACGGATCTGGAGGCAGCCTGTCATGAGTTGCTGTACAGTGACGGCGAGGCGGCCAGCATTGTTATGGCCAGTCGCGCACTGGATATATATCAGTCCCTGGGTGACGACGATAAGCGCGCGTTCTTCCGGGCGCTGGGCAGTAACTTCGCAGCTGATCCGGACAAGATCGATGAAGCCTACCGGATTTATAGGGGCGACCGGTCCAACAAGCACCTGGCGGGGCTGTTCGAAGTCTGTGAGCCACTGCGCCAGGAATTGTTCCGGCGGCTCAACCTGGCCCAGGGCGCAACCTATGAGCTGGTGAAAATGCGCCAGGATTTCCTGGCGCTGATGAAAGGCCACAAGGATTTCGAGCCGATCAACGCTGATTTTGAGCACCTCTTCGGCTCCTGGTTCAACCGGGGCTTTTTGATGCTGCGCCGCATTGACTGGGCTACGCCGGCGTCCATCCTGGAGAAGATCATACGTTATGAGGCGGTACACAAGATTCAGGGCTGGGACGACCTGCGTCGCCGGCTGGATAACCGGGACCGACGCTGCTTTGCCTTCTTTCACCCGGCCATTGGTGATGAGCCACTGATTTTTGTGGAGGTGGCCCTGACCAAGGGGATTCCCGACAAGATCCAGCCCATCCTGGCGCACGACCGTTACGATATTGACGCTCCTGAGCTGGCCGATTCCGCCGCTTTCTTTGGTATCAGCAACTGTCAGGTCGGGCTCCGGGGCATTTCCTTCGGTAATTTTCTGATCAAACAGGTGGTTCAGGAGCTTAAGCAGGAACTGCCCAATCTGAAGAACTTTGTGACCCTGTCGCCGTTACCCATGTTCCGCAACTGGCTGGAGCAGATCTCTCACCCGGATTCCGGCCAGCTGACACCGGAGGCGCGGAGTGTGCTCGGCCACCTGGATAATCCGGAGTGGGCCAGGCATCCGGAACTGGCGGAGCGCCTGAACGAGGTCATCCGGCCGCTGGCGGCCCGCTACCTCTTGAAGGAAAAGAGCGGTGACAACCTGCCGCTGAATCCGGTGGCACGTTTTCACCTGGGCAATGGCGCCGAACTGCACCGCATTAACTGGCTGGGCGATGTCTCGGAAAACGGAATGAAACAGTCGGCCGGCCTGATGGTTAACTACCTGTATGTCCTCGAAAACATCGAGCGCAACCACGAAAAATTCACCACCAATGGTGAGATCGTCTGTTCCCCTAGCGTGCGCGAACTGAGCAAGCTGGGCCGGAAACTGCTCCAGGGAGAACCCGAGAAATGA
- a CDS encoding GFA family protein, with translation MKTTGHCLCGEITFEIDGELASIEICHCSQCRRAQGTAFATNIPVAASQFRLLTGEDSLSSYESSPGKERVFCRRCGSPVFSRRAGLPNKLRVRAGLLDGTLATILSSHAFTDSKADWWQITDDLPRFPGVRGQV, from the coding sequence ATGAAGACAACAGGACATTGCCTTTGCGGCGAGATCACATTCGAGATTGATGGCGAGCTGGCCTCTATCGAAATCTGCCATTGCAGCCAGTGCCGCAGGGCCCAGGGTACGGCGTTCGCCACTAATATTCCGGTAGCGGCCAGTCAGTTCCGTCTGCTCACCGGAGAGGACAGTCTGTCGAGTTACGAGTCTTCACCAGGCAAGGAGCGGGTCTTCTGTCGCCGGTGTGGTTCCCCGGTTTTCAGTCGGAGAGCCGGCCTTCCCAATAAACTGCGTGTGCGCGCAGGGCTCCTTGACGGCACCCTGGCGACGATACTGTCATCGCACGCGTTCACCGACTCCAAGGCTGACTGGTGGCAGATCACGGATGACCTGCCCCGGTTCCCCGGGGTCCGTGGTCAGGTGTAG
- a CDS encoding Asp/Glu racemase produces the protein MTRSFRIGQIVPSSNTTMETEIPAMLRAREAVEPERFTFHSSRMRMKKVTREELAAMDDESDRCALELSDAAVDVMGYACLVAIMSRGAGYHRESQARLHGVTVKNGHPTPIVSSAGALTEGLDILGARRVAIITPYMKPLTRMVIDYIEAEGIQVVDSIALEIPDNLEVGRRDPLALTEIVKRLDISKADAVVLSACVQMPSLASIQQVEDSLGLPVVSAATCTTYQILKELKLKPLVPDAGRLLNGSYT, from the coding sequence ATGACCAGAAGTTTTCGTATCGGCCAGATCGTACCCAGTTCCAACACCACCATGGAGACCGAGATACCGGCAATGCTTCGGGCCCGTGAGGCAGTGGAACCGGAGCGCTTTACCTTTCACTCCAGCCGTATGCGTATGAAAAAGGTAACCAGGGAAGAGCTGGCAGCCATGGATGATGAGTCGGATCGCTGCGCGCTTGAGCTGTCCGATGCCGCCGTGGACGTGATGGGTTACGCCTGCCTGGTAGCCATCATGAGCCGCGGGGCAGGGTACCACCGTGAATCTCAGGCGCGCCTGCACGGAGTCACTGTAAAAAACGGTCACCCGACGCCGATTGTCAGCAGTGCCGGTGCTCTCACCGAAGGCCTGGATATTCTCGGGGCCAGGCGTGTTGCGATCATCACGCCCTATATGAAACCCCTGACCCGGATGGTCATTGACTACATCGAGGCGGAGGGCATTCAGGTGGTGGACAGCATTGCCCTGGAAATTCCAGACAACCTGGAAGTCGGTCGGCGCGATCCGCTGGCGCTGACGGAAATCGTGAAGCGCCTCGACATCAGCAAGGCCGATGCCGTTGTTCTTTCCGCGTGCGTACAGATGCCTTCGCTGGCCTCGATTCAGCAGGTTGAGGATTCACTGGGGTTACCGGTGGTGTCCGCAGCCACCTGCACCACCTATCAGATCCTGAAGGAGCTGAAACTCAAACCCCTGGTGCCTGACGCCGGCAGGCTTCTGAACGGCAGCTACACCTGA
- a CDS encoding TRAP transporter small permease subunit, translated as MSQSSSYRRASERGVFGGYIRGMDAVSVAAAIVAGVLLALGVLSVVHMVFVRYVMGESTVWQTEFTTFAITASMLLGTPYVLKTGGHVAVTVLPDALRGFPRRLMRLSASLVGLAFCLALTYGSWYYFYEAYAFDWTTGTVWNPPLWPAILPVALGASLLSLQYLAEILRAEL; from the coding sequence ATGTCCCAATCTTCCAGTTATCGGCGAGCCTCGGAGCGAGGTGTGTTTGGCGGCTATATTCGCGGCATGGATGCGGTGTCAGTGGCTGCCGCCATTGTAGCGGGTGTCCTGCTCGCCCTTGGCGTGCTGTCTGTCGTTCATATGGTGTTTGTCCGTTACGTGATGGGTGAGAGCACCGTCTGGCAAACGGAGTTCACCACCTTTGCGATCACGGCCTCCATGCTGCTGGGCACCCCCTACGTGCTGAAAACCGGCGGCCACGTGGCAGTGACGGTGTTACCCGATGCTCTGCGGGGCTTCCCCAGGCGCCTGATGCGTTTGTCGGCCTCCCTGGTTGGCCTGGCCTTCTGCCTGGCCCTGACTTACGGCTCCTGGTACTACTTCTACGAAGCTTATGCGTTTGACTGGACCACGGGTACAGTCTGGAATCCGCCGTTGTGGCCGGCCATCCTGCCGGTGGCACTGGGTGCCTCCCTGCTGTCGCTGCAATATCTGGCTGAAATTCTTCGAGCGGAGCTGTAG
- a CDS encoding malonate--CoA ligase — protein sequence MNHNLFDTFATRMQARGTANFITTPEGSTYSYADALAKTERIAGALKHLGVKPGDRVAVQVDKSPEAILLYLATLRMGGVYLPLNTGYTADEIGYFLGDAEPALFVCQPAALEAAEAIAAQTQCPCVQTLGTNADGSLMEVVSEAEAFTGIEPQSEDDLAAILYTSGTTGRSKGAMLTHKNLGSNCKSLAEAWRFTEKDRLIHALPIFHTHGLFVACNVILITGASLYFMPRFDVDTIIAAMPEGTSLMGVPTFYTRLLQDDRLTPELTANMRLFTSGSAPLTAETHQQFKQRTGHAILERYGMTETNMNTSNPYDGDRIAGTVGMPLPGVEIRITNPETKDHTPLPQGEIGMLEVRGPNVFKGYWRMPEKTRAELLEDGFFITGDLALIDERGYVQIVGRDKDLVISGGFNVYPKEVEQVIDAMPEVMESAVIGVPHPDFGEGVTAVVVLLPGQKLEEADVIKALAGHLAKFKQPKRVFFVDALPRNTMGKVQKKQLRDQFKDIYQDA from the coding sequence ATGAACCACAACCTATTCGATACCTTTGCCACCAGGATGCAGGCCCGGGGCACGGCGAATTTTATCACCACGCCCGAAGGCAGTACCTATTCGTACGCCGATGCGCTGGCTAAGACGGAGCGCATTGCCGGTGCTCTGAAACACCTCGGTGTTAAACCGGGCGACCGGGTTGCCGTGCAGGTTGATAAGAGCCCCGAGGCGATTCTGTTATACCTCGCCACCCTGCGTATGGGAGGAGTGTATCTGCCACTCAACACCGGTTACACCGCCGACGAAATCGGCTATTTCCTTGGTGATGCGGAGCCCGCGCTTTTTGTGTGTCAGCCGGCAGCGCTCGAGGCGGCAGAGGCTATTGCCGCGCAGACTCAATGCCCCTGTGTCCAGACCCTGGGTACCAACGCGGATGGCTCACTGATGGAGGTGGTGTCAGAAGCGGAAGCCTTCACGGGTATCGAGCCGCAGAGTGAGGACGACCTGGCAGCGATTCTTTATACCTCGGGCACGACCGGCCGCTCCAAGGGCGCGATGCTGACCCATAAAAACCTGGGTTCGAACTGTAAGAGCCTGGCCGAGGCCTGGCGTTTCACCGAAAAAGACCGCCTGATCCACGCCTTACCCATTTTCCATACCCACGGTTTATTCGTTGCCTGCAACGTGATTCTGATTACCGGGGCCAGCCTGTATTTCATGCCCAGGTTCGATGTGGACACGATCATCGCTGCCATGCCGGAAGGCACATCGCTCATGGGGGTGCCGACCTTCTACACCAGACTGCTTCAGGATGACCGCCTGACGCCGGAACTGACGGCAAACATGCGGTTGTTCACCTCAGGGTCAGCCCCGCTCACCGCGGAAACCCATCAGCAGTTCAAGCAACGGACCGGGCATGCCATTCTCGAACGCTACGGCATGACCGAAACCAACATGAACACCTCCAATCCCTATGACGGTGACCGCATTGCCGGCACTGTGGGTATGCCGCTGCCGGGTGTTGAAATCCGTATTACCAACCCGGAAACCAAGGACCATACGCCGCTGCCCCAGGGTGAGATCGGCATGCTGGAAGTGCGTGGCCCGAACGTATTCAAAGGCTACTGGCGCATGCCGGAGAAGACCAGGGCCGAGTTGCTTGAGGATGGATTCTTTATTACCGGCGACCTGGCCCTGATCGACGAACGTGGCTATGTGCAGATTGTCGGGCGTGACAAGGATCTGGTGATATCCGGCGGCTTCAACGTTTACCCGAAAGAAGTCGAGCAGGTGATCGATGCCATGCCGGAGGTGATGGAGTCGGCTGTTATCGGTGTGCCGCACCCGGATTTCGGCGAGGGCGTAACGGCGGTTGTGGTTCTGCTGCCGGGGCAGAAGCTGGAAGAGGCGGATGTCATCAAGGCGCTTGCTGGCCATCTGGCCAAATTCAAACAGCCCAAGCGCGTCTTCTTTGTCGATGCCTTGCCCCGAAACACCATGGGTAAGGTTCAGAAGAAGCAGCTCCGGGATCAATTCAAAGACATCTATCAGGACGCTTGA
- a CDS encoding TRAP transporter large permease: protein MDPVTSGILVVVVLLVLMAIGTPIAFALGAVSLGALILDRGVGELIYFGETFFGSVASFGFVAIPMFILMGAAVASSPTGRDLYRSLDLWMGRLPGGLAISNIAACSIFAALSGSSPATSAAIGKLGIPEMRKRGYPDGVAAGCIAAGGTLGILIPPSVTMIVYGISTETSIGRLFIAGAIPGLMLAVLFMVWTLIACKLAGGYNSPNPVAEAAAQVKENVEGNIKALVRVLPFLLVVMGILFALYGGVATPSEAAGVGAFLCLVLAIVVYRMWQVKPVGIIMRDALRESVMIMLIIATAEIFAFALSSLFITQTVAGAIADLEVNRWVLMGVINLFLLVAGFFLPPVAVIVMAAPILLPIIVAADFDPYWFAVILTINLEIGLITPPVGLNLFIIKGIAPDIALRDILLGSLPYALCMILGIVLLSFFPQIALWLPDLIMGAGS from the coding sequence ATGGATCCGGTAACGAGCGGTATTCTTGTCGTTGTGGTTTTGCTGGTACTGATGGCTATTGGTACTCCGATCGCCTTTGCCCTCGGCGCCGTTTCACTGGGAGCCCTGATCCTTGATCGTGGCGTCGGAGAGCTGATCTATTTTGGTGAAACCTTTTTTGGCAGTGTGGCGTCTTTCGGCTTCGTTGCCATCCCCATGTTTATCCTGATGGGCGCTGCGGTGGCCTCCTCGCCAACCGGGCGTGATCTGTATCGATCCCTCGATCTGTGGATGGGTAGGCTGCCGGGCGGCCTGGCCATTTCCAACATTGCCGCCTGTTCGATTTTTGCGGCGCTGTCTGGTTCGTCACCGGCGACCAGTGCCGCCATCGGCAAGCTCGGTATCCCCGAGATGCGCAAGCGGGGCTATCCGGATGGGGTCGCCGCCGGCTGTATCGCGGCCGGTGGCACCCTGGGCATTCTGATTCCGCCTTCCGTCACCATGATTGTCTATGGCATCTCCACCGAAACCTCCATTGGCCGCCTGTTCATTGCCGGCGCGATTCCGGGGCTGATGCTGGCGGTGCTGTTCATGGTCTGGACACTGATCGCCTGCAAGCTTGCGGGCGGTTACAACAGTCCGAATCCGGTGGCCGAGGCGGCGGCTCAGGTCAAGGAGAACGTCGAAGGCAACATCAAGGCACTGGTGCGCGTGCTGCCGTTCCTGTTGGTGGTCATGGGTATCCTGTTTGCGCTCTACGGCGGGGTGGCGACACCCTCCGAAGCAGCTGGGGTCGGCGCCTTCCTGTGTCTGGTACTGGCGATTGTGGTGTACCGCATGTGGCAGGTCAAACCGGTGGGCATCATCATGCGTGACGCCTTGCGTGAGAGCGTGATGATCATGCTGATCATTGCCACCGCCGAAATCTTTGCCTTTGCGCTTTCCTCGCTCTTCATTACCCAGACCGTGGCCGGAGCCATTGCCGATCTCGAGGTGAATCGCTGGGTACTGATGGGCGTGATTAACCTCTTTCTGCTTGTGGCTGGTTTCTTCCTGCCGCCGGTTGCGGTCATCGTGATGGCGGCGCCGATCCTTCTGCCGATCATTGTGGCGGCGGATTTCGACCCCTACTGGTTTGCGGTCATTCTGACCATTAACCTGGAAATCGGCCTGATCACGCCGCCGGTCGGTCTCAATCTTTTCATCATAAAAGGCATTGCTCCAGACATAGCGCTCCGGGACATCCTGCTGGGAAGCCTGCCCTATGCCCTGTGCATGATTCTGGGCATCGTGCTGCTGAGTTTCTTCCCGCAGATTGCCCTGTGGCTGCCGGATCTGATTATGGGCGCGGGCTCCTGA